A single genomic interval of Oncorhynchus mykiss isolate Arlee chromosome 13, USDA_OmykA_1.1, whole genome shotgun sequence harbors:
- the LOC110486312 gene encoding zinc finger CCCH domain-containing protein 7A isoform X4, which translates to MSTLCQDRSSRWQDIENGLQFIQSTLPYPGTQERYEVFIQDLVKNLFGEGNDVFNEGEWMRSIEMYTEALSIAEYADSEDISVPTGTLEKLYANRAAAYLNIVPGLHDEALVDCEKALQLNEGNHRALYRKARALKELGRHKEAYEAVAKCSLAVPQDPNVIRLTQDLAKMLGLKIRKAYVRSKPALNVLPGSSYSGASNDKSHGSTSVEDIEIEVNQPPQETDGPDPAPPNLDPLAAMKVHPPRNERIEAESPPVSIIPSVSPVEVHTPEPIHVLVPLPIPISMPMPTLVNGARASPTQSYHLPMQKSRPDFDAEIIGDDLDDLLDQAGPGPTESPMIIPTMKGPIPFPTSAPSNSMSSPFLMPSHMNPFMHVTSQCTVTLPPPYHKPQASGYSLGLDTFGVSSPLDSLDSLSMSEPQTGMQGVAYSQFNGYSQHPFMQLTDHDKPMGMALGMPDVTPLPAIVDLAKNPLADTHEFKQACSNCYVKTGLGVLDFTLYTEEHKCKKDILLGRIKNQQDKSWKLIRPRPTKSQYVGPYYICKDVAIGEGCRYPGHCTFAYCQEEIDVWSLERKGFICRDFLFDPFGPTSKINLTVPKILQEHHGIFMFLCGVCFDHKPRIISKTNKDNPSLCSHPVTKHAFEDQKCLVHILRENTVRYSKIRPYSPQNQMDICRHEVRYGCVREDECFYAHSLIELKVWMMQHQLGITPENIVHEANRFWNMEAGSQGSLQFTTPLKRFGPPNLKMQFVCGQCWRNGQVSEADKNKKYCTAKARHSWSKDKRVVLVSSIERKKWTTIRPLPTKKPIPSQFEICMHVSTGKKCQYIGNCTFAHSTEERDLWTYMKENNIPDMEQLYEHWLQSQKPGWSEEASNSAIKENGKQIHMPTDYAEEVAGNHCWLCGKNCNSDRQWQQHITSEKHREKVFNSEDDQNCWQYRFPTGTFRVCERYLKGTCTEEELCKLAHGNEELKEWTERREFLLMKLAKARKDHLIAPNDNDFGKYSFLLKDIK; encoded by the exons ATGTCAACCCTGTGTCAGGACCGAAGCAGTCGCTGGCAGGATATTGAGAATGggctgcagttcatcca GTCAACTCTGCCCTATCCTGGGACTCAGGAACGATATGAG GTGTTCATTCAGGACCTTGTGAAGAATCTGTTTGGTGAAGGAAATGACGTGTTCAATGAAGGGGAATGGATGCGGTCTATAGAAATGTACACTGAGGCCTTGAGCATAGCAGAATATGCAGATTCGGAAGACATCAGTGTACCTACTGGAACGTTGGAAAAGCTGTATGCCAATCGAGCTGCTGCTTACTTGAACATAGTACCG GGTCTGCATGATGAAGCACTAGTAGACTGTGAGAAAGCTCTTCAATTGAATGAGGGAAACCATAGAGCTCTTTATAGGAAAGCCAGAGCCTTGAAAGAGCTGGGCAGGCATAAAGAGGCCTATGAGGCTGTAGCGAAGTGCTCCCTTGCAGTGCCTCAG GATCCCAATGTCATACGATTGACTCAGGACCTGGCCAAAATGTTGGGATTGAAAATCCGTAAAGCCTATGTCAGGAGTAAG CCTGCCTTAAATGTTTTACCTGGATCAAGCTATTCAGGTGCATCCAATGACAAG TCTCATGGATCTACATCTGTGGAAGATATAGAAATTG AAGTGAATCagccccctcaggaaactgatgGTCCAGACCCAGCCCCCCCGAACCTAGACCCATTGGCCGCCATGAAGGTGCACCCCCCTCGGAATGAGAGAATAGAAGCTGAGTCCCCCCCTGTCAGCATCATCCCTTCGGTCTCGCCTGTTGAGGTTCACACCCCAGAACCCATTCATGTTCTGGTGCCCCTGCCTATTCCCATTTCCATGCCTATGCCTACGTTGGTCAATGGTGCCAGAGCCAGCCCTACCCAGTCTTACCATTTGCCAATGCAAAAGTCTCGCCCGGACTTCGATGCGGAAATTATTGGAGATGACCTGGATGATCTGCTGGACCAAGCTGGCCCCGGGCCCACAGAATCTCCCATG atCATCCCCACCATGAAGGGCCCAATCCCTTTTCCAACCAGTGCCCCTTCAAATTCCATGTCTAGTCCTTTCCTTATGCCATCTCACATGAACCCCTTTATGCATGTGACATCACAGTGCACAGTGACTCTGCCTCCTCCCTACCACAAGCCACAAGCCAGCGGGTACTCTTTAGGTCTGGACACCTTCGGGGTCTCCTCTCCATTGGACTCACTGGATAGTCTCTCCATGTCAGAACCTCAGACAGGTATGCAAGGAGTTGCATACAGCCAGTTTAACG GATATAGTCAGCATCCATTCATGCAG TTGACTGACCATGATAAGCCAATGGGAATGGCCCTGGGGATGCCAGATGTAACCCCCCTCCCTGCAATTGTGGATCTGGCCAAAAATCCCCTGGCTGATACTCATGAATTCAAACAGGCATGCTCAAACTGCTATGTCAAAACTG GACTTGGAGTGTTGGATTTCACACTCTATACCGAAGAGCACAAATGCAAGAAGGACATATTACTTGGAAGGATAAAAAATCAACAAGACAAGTCATGGAAGCTGATCAGACCCAGACCGACAAAATCCCAGTATGTTGGGCCATACTACATCTGCAAAG ATGTTGCCATTGGAGAGGGGTGCAGGTACCCTGGTCACTGCACATTTGCCTACTGCCAAGAGGAGATTGATGTTTGGTCCCTGGAGCGCAAAGGCTTCATCTGCAGAGACTTTCTCTTTGATCCATTTGGGCCCACCAGTAAGATCAATCTGACTGTCCCGAAGATCCTACAGGAGCATCACGGGATATTCATGTTCCTCTGCGGG GTGTGTTTTGATCACAAACCCAGAATAATCAGCAAAACCAATAAGGACAACCCATCTCTTTGCTCTCACCCTGTGACAAAACATGCCTTTGAAGATCAGAA GTGCCTGGTCCACATTCTGAGGGAGAACACTGTGCGCTACTCCAAAATCCGTCCGTACAGTCCGCAGAACCAGATGGACATCTGTCGGCATGAGGTGCGCTACGGCTGCGTGCGGGAAGACGAGTGCTTCTATGCCCACAGCCTGATCGAGCTGAAGGTGTGGATGATGCAGCACCAGCTAG GCATCACTCCTGAAAATATAGTCCATGAGGCCAATAGGTTTTGGAACATGGAGGCAGGCTCCCAAGGATCCCTG CAATTCACCACACCACTGAAGAGGTTTGGACCCCCAAATCTGAAGATGCAGTTTGTGTGTGGGCAGTGTTGGAGAAACGGCCAAGTTAGTGAGGCAGACAAGAACAAGAAGTACTGCACTGCCAAAGCCAGGCATTC GTGGTCAAAAGACAAACGAGTGGTGCTGGTGAGTTCCATCGAACGCAAGAAGTGGACAACGATCCGCCCTCTCCCAACAAAGAAGCCCATCCCGTCTCAGTTTGAG ATTTGTATGCACGTGTCTACTGGCAAAAAGTGCCAGTACATCGGAAACTGCACATTTGCACACAGCACAGAGGAAAGGGACCTGTGGACATACATGAAAGAGAACAACA TTCCTGACATGGAGCAGCTGTATGAGCACTGGCTGCAGTCTCAGAAGCCTGGCTGGAGCGAGGAGGCCTCCAACAGCGCCATCAAGGAGAACGGGAAGCAGATCCACATGCCCACAGACTATGCTGAGGAGGTG GCTGGCAACCACTGTTGGCTTTGTGGTAAGAACTGCAACAGTGACCGGCAGTGGCAGCAGCACATCACCtcagaaaaacacagagagaaagtgTTTAACTCTGAGGACGATCAGAACTGCTGGCAGTATCGCTTCCCCACTGGCACCTTTAGAGTTTGCGAGAG ATACCTTAAAGGCACTTGCACAGAGGAGGAGTTGTGTAAACTGGCTCATGGAAACGAGGAACTAAAGGAATGGACGGAGCGCAGGGAGTTCCTTTTGATGAAACTGGCCAAAGCAAGAAAAGACCATCTTATAGCCCCAAATGACAATGACTTTGGCAAATATAGTTTTCTGCTTAAAGACATAAAGTAA